Proteins encoded within one genomic window of Lynx canadensis isolate LIC74 chromosome B4, mLynCan4.pri.v2, whole genome shotgun sequence:
- the CSDC2 gene encoding cold shock domain-containing protein C2: MTSEPTSPPVVPPLHSPKSPVWPTFPFHREGSRVWERGGVSSRDLPSPLPTKRTRTYSATARASAGPVFKGVCKQFSRSQGHGFITPENGSEDIFVHVSDIEGEYVPVEGDEVTYKMCPIPPKNQKFQAVEVVLTQLAPHTPHETWSGQVVGS, translated from the exons ATGACTTCAGAGCCCACCTCACCCCCAGTAGTGCCCCCACTCCACTCTCCCAAGTCTCCTGTCTGGCCCACCTTCCCTTTCCACCGGGAGGGCAGCAGGGTCTGGGAGCGGGGAGGTGTCTCATCTCGGGACCTGCCCAGTCCTCTGCCCACCAAACGGACCAGGACATACTCAGC GACAGCCCGTGCTTCGGCTGGCCCAGTGTTCAAGGGTGTCTGTAAGCAGTTCTCACGCTCACAGGGCCATGGCTTCATCACACCCGAGAATGGATCCGAGGACATCTTTGTGCACGTATCTGA CATCGAGGGAGAGTACGTGCCAGTGGAAGGCGACGAAGTGACCTACAAGATGTGCCCCATCCCTCCCAAGAATCAGAAGTTCCAGGCTGTGGAGGTGGTGCTCACACAATTGGCCCCACACACTCCCCACGAGACGTGGTCTGGCCAGGTCGTGGGCTCCTAG